A DNA window from Helianthus annuus cultivar XRQ/B chromosome 15, HanXRQr2.0-SUNRISE, whole genome shotgun sequence contains the following coding sequences:
- the LOC118487432 gene encoding extensin-like: protein MRTDLVTRIRFRKSQGVTPTIAVTTNSATDHYHRRRHPPLPSPSPATTYQRCHLPQPPLSPATTHRHHPPPSPTSAATRHHLCRHPPSPTADIFAPAITPHHSPPPPGSVTNLCRHPPPPLPPVTCRHLPPTATPPLPQPPPTH, encoded by the coding sequence ATGAGAACCGATCTAGTCACAcgcatacgcttccgcaaaagtcagggtgtgacacccaCCATCGCCGTCACTACCAACTCCGCCACTGACCACTACCACCGTCGCCGCCACCCACCTCTGCCCTCACCGTCACCCGCCACCACTTACCAACGCTGCCACCTACCTCAGCCCCCGCTGTCACCCGCCACCACTCACCGCCACCATCCGCCGCCGTCACCCACCTCCGCCGCCACACGCCACCACCTCTGTCGCCACCCACCGTCACCCACAGCCGACATCTTCGCCCCTGCCATCACCCCCCACCACTCACCACCCCCGCCTGGAAGCGTCACCAATCTCTgtcgccacccgccaccacctctaCCACCCGTCACTTGTCGACACCTACCACCAACGGCAACACCGCCACTGCCACAACCACCACCCACCCACTGA